One region of Micromonospora ureilytica genomic DNA includes:
- a CDS encoding cyclase family protein has product MGEQWRAQFDAEVSFANGGGLRTEGFRLDIPGREITDDDLAALFVRHLGLLMVADVRISAKTIIAEPHKGGRGVAVDGSGADRRLVELSHVINDGMTSLPGWPGPRITEWLTFAASRERYAPGTEFHVARIDMIANTGTYLDTPAHRWAGRDDLTGMSLDRLADLPGVVVRVPAGIRAVDRLMLAPYEVAGRAVLLHTGWDAHFGTERYGAPEAPYLTGDAAQALVDAGAAVVGIDSINIDDMSPAAAGVRPAHSTLLAAGIPIVEHLTGLDALPPSGFRFTAAPPMVAGMGTFPVRAFAVVNP; this is encoded by the coding sequence ATGGGTGAGCAGTGGCGGGCACAGTTCGACGCGGAGGTGAGCTTCGCCAACGGCGGCGGGCTGCGTACCGAGGGGTTCCGGCTGGACATCCCCGGTCGGGAGATCACCGACGACGACCTCGCGGCGTTGTTCGTCCGGCACCTCGGGCTGCTGATGGTCGCCGACGTACGGATCAGCGCCAAGACGATCATCGCGGAGCCACACAAGGGCGGTCGGGGTGTCGCGGTCGACGGCTCCGGCGCCGATCGGCGGCTGGTCGAGCTGAGCCACGTGATCAACGATGGGATGACCAGCCTGCCGGGTTGGCCGGGGCCCCGGATCACCGAGTGGCTGACCTTCGCGGCATCCCGCGAGCGGTACGCCCCGGGCACCGAGTTCCACGTGGCCCGAATCGACATGATCGCCAACACCGGCACGTACCTGGACACGCCCGCCCACCGCTGGGCCGGCCGGGACGACCTGACCGGGATGTCACTGGACCGTCTCGCCGACCTACCGGGGGTGGTGGTCAGGGTGCCGGCCGGCATCCGCGCGGTGGACCGGCTGATGCTGGCCCCGTACGAGGTGGCCGGCCGGGCGGTGCTGCTGCACACCGGGTGGGATGCGCACTTCGGCACCGAACGGTACGGCGCTCCGGAAGCGCCGTACCTGACCGGGGACGCCGCCCAGGCGCTCGTCGACGCGGGGGCGGCAGTGGTCGGCATCGACTCGATCAACATCGACGACATGAGCCCGGCGGCCGCCGGCGTACGCCCCGCGCACAGCACGCTGCTCGCCGCCGGCATCCCGATCGTGGAGCACCTGACCGGCCTGGACGCGTTGCCGCCGAGCGGGTTCCGGTTCACCGCTGCCCCGCCGATGGTGGCCGGCATGGGCACCTTCCCGGTCCGCGCCTTCGCCGTCGTCAACCCCTGA